In a single window of the Candidatus Kaiserbacteria bacterium genome:
- the rplU gene encoding 50S ribosomal protein L21, which produces MAKKETTKEIQSEFAVIETGGKQYLVSVGDVLLVELLGEHKEGDAIEFDKVLMVDNGSDTTIGEPYIKGAAVKATFQGEKKGDKIHIVRYKAKSNRDRRIGHRQKYAQVKIEALK; this is translated from the coding sequence ATGGCAAAGAAGGAAACAACAAAAGAAATACAGAGCGAATTCGCGGTTATTGAGACAGGCGGGAAGCAGTACCTCGTATCAGTCGGGGATGTGCTCCTTGTTGAACTTCTTGGCGAGCACAAAGAAGGAGATGCAATTGAATTTGATAAAGTACTTATGGTAGACAATGGTTCAGATACGACTATTGGTGAACCATACATTAAGGGCGCAGCCGTAAAGGCAACTTTCCAAGGCGAAAAGAAAGGTGACAAGATTCACATCGTTCGCTACAAGGCAAAGAGCAACCGCGACCGCCGAATTGGCCACCGCCAAAAGTACGCACAGGTAAAGATTGAAGCCCTCAAATAA
- a CDS encoding type II toxin-antitoxin system YafQ family toxin, translated as MARLIKGGLKKSVQKEIIETIDLIASGSPLPPSYRDHQLHGVYAEYRECHVQGDLLLMYQISNKELVLFMVNVGSHNDLFNQ; from the coding sequence TTGGCAAGATTAATCAAAGGAGGACTAAAGAAGTCAGTACAAAAAGAAATAATTGAAACAATTGATTTAATAGCGAGCGGTTCACCGTTACCTCCTTCATACAGAGACCATCAACTTCATGGTGTGTACGCAGAGTATCGCGAATGCCATGTACAGGGAGACCTTCTCTTGATGTATCAGATTTCCAATAAAGAACTTGTGCTTTTTATGGTGAATGTCGGTTCACACAATGATTTGTTCAATCAGTGA
- a CDS encoding DNA recombination protein RmuC → METFQLLIVVLLIAVIGILVYVFFIKKEEEKEDTSSDGLLMLQQQLAELTRTMNERMGESNKVMQEGARAQFRESRELIQEINREVNEQLRNVVKGVTEVSESSKQVFTIADQLQNLEKILTHQKQRGNLGEASLQLALENILPASVYELQYCFPGGEAVDAVVKTKDGLIPVDAKFSLDNYRRLVDETNAEKKEELEKEFKNDLKKRIDETAKYIRPKDGTLPFAFMYIPAEAIYYDLLVNEVGSIKVNTRSLIDYAYKDKNVIIVSPTTFAAYLQSVLYGFRAFKIEESAKQIGKHVEGLSRHLKAYDDYFKKVGTSLGTTVSHYNAAQKEFGKVDKDVAKITDGSIDFESIALEKPQQLVE, encoded by the coding sequence ATGGAAACGTTTCAATTGCTTATTGTGGTTTTGCTCATCGCGGTTATTGGTATTTTGGTGTATGTATTTTTTATAAAAAAGGAAGAGGAAAAGGAGGATACGTCCTCTGATGGACTCCTCATGCTCCAGCAGCAACTAGCAGAACTCACACGCACCATGAATGAGCGCATGGGTGAAAGTAATAAAGTAATGCAAGAAGGAGCACGGGCACAATTTCGTGAGAGTCGTGAACTCATTCAAGAAATCAACAGGGAAGTGAATGAGCAATTGCGTAATGTGGTGAAAGGGGTGACCGAAGTTTCGGAATCCTCAAAGCAAGTCTTTACCATCGCTGATCAACTCCAAAACCTCGAAAAGATTCTCACACACCAAAAACAACGGGGAAACCTCGGTGAAGCGTCACTCCAACTTGCGCTCGAAAATATACTCCCCGCTAGCGTATACGAACTCCAGTATTGTTTTCCAGGAGGGGAGGCAGTGGATGCTGTTGTTAAAACTAAAGACGGTTTGATTCCCGTGGATGCAAAGTTTTCACTCGACAACTATCGCCGGCTCGTTGATGAAACGAATGCTGAGAAAAAGGAGGAACTTGAGAAAGAATTTAAAAACGATTTGAAGAAGCGCATTGATGAAACGGCGAAGTATATTCGTCCCAAGGACGGGACACTCCCGTTTGCTTTTATGTATATTCCTGCAGAGGCAATCTACTATGACCTTCTCGTAAATGAGGTGGGCTCAATAAAGGTAAATACGCGCTCGCTCATTGACTACGCATACAAGGATAAGAATGTAATCATCGTGTCACCAACGACGTTTGCTGCATACTTGCAGTCAGTCCTTTATGGTTTCCGTGCGTTTAAGATTGAAGAGTCTGCAAAACAGATAGGGAAGCATGTCGAGGGGCTTTCACGACACCTGAAGGCGTATGACGACTATTTCAAAAAAGTAGGTACATCACTCGGTACCACCGTGAGTCACTACAATGCTGCACAAAAAGAGTTTGGAAAAGTCGATAAAGATGTTGCCAAGATTACGGACGGTAGTATCGATTTTGAGTCTATCGCACTCGAAAAACCACAGCAATTGGTAGAGTAA
- a CDS encoding GatB/YqeY domain-containing protein has translation MDLHTQIREELKEAMKAHDAVKLRTVRSMLTAFTNELVSTGRTPQTPLDDAGVLSVIKRLAKQRKESITQFEAGGREDLAVVEREELVVLESYLPQMMSREEIRPIVATKIAELGAPDKSKMGMLIGSLMKELQGKADGGDVKAVVEELLS, from the coding sequence ATGGATTTACACACACAAATTAGAGAAGAATTGAAGGAAGCAATGAAGGCACATGACGCGGTGAAACTCCGCACGGTGCGCAGTATGCTCACTGCCTTTACCAATGAGCTGGTGTCCACGGGCCGCACACCGCAGACTCCGCTCGACGATGCTGGCGTACTTTCAGTTATTAAGCGCCTTGCAAAGCAGCGTAAAGAATCTATTACGCAATTTGAGGCAGGAGGACGCGAGGACCTCGCTGTGGTAGAACGTGAAGAACTTGTGGTACTGGAGTCATATCTTCCCCAAATGATGTCCCGTGAGGAAATTAGACCTATTGTAGCGACAAAGATTGCTGAGTTGGGTGCTCCAGACAAATCAAAAATGGGTATGCTTATTGGCTCACTTATGAAAGAACTTCAAGGCAAGGCTGATGGAGGAGATGTAAAAGCAGTGGTGGAGGAATTGCTTTCATAA
- a CDS encoding 2'-5' RNA ligase family protein, whose protein sequence is MRYMIAHMIKGDARKYHEDLSRALAHHYHLRPVTASIDPHLTIKAPFEALSTDLFDVERLIARFVDTYSPVEYTLSGFGNFDDRVVYMNVAAPSEIVTAVEDFKEKLKELPWIEFKIHENDTKFHASLAYPKDAEQTTEIVEKLSKGNAPSYTCSFDTITLLKRNDRRWEVVKDYHLLGSNIGDIVI, encoded by the coding sequence ATGCGATACATGATTGCACACATGATTAAAGGGGATGCACGAAAGTACCATGAGGACTTGAGCCGTGCCTTAGCACACCACTACCACCTTCGACCTGTGACCGCGAGTATCGACCCCCATCTCACCATCAAAGCACCCTTTGAGGCGCTCAGTACAGACCTTTTTGATGTTGAACGCCTTATTGCACGCTTTGTGGATACATACAGTCCTGTGGAGTACACACTCTCTGGTTTTGGTAATTTTGATGACCGTGTCGTGTATATGAATGTGGCTGCACCGAGTGAAATAGTGACTGCTGTTGAAGACTTCAAAGAAAAACTGAAGGAACTCCCTTGGATTGAATTTAAAATCCATGAAAATGATACAAAGTTTCATGCGTCACTTGCTTATCCTAAAGATGCTGAACAAACCACAGAAATAGTTGAAAAGCTTTCAAAAGGTAATGCGCCCTCATACACCTGCTCTTTCGATACTATTACTCTCCTCAAGCGTAATGATAGACGGTGGGAAGTGGTAAAAGACTATCACTTACTTGGGAGCAATATAGGGGACATCGTAATCTAG
- a CDS encoding penicillin-binding protein 2, with the protein MRRDAVTRIRIITGVVLALMCVLIGRLYFIQVMHGDEYRASGESQYVHTVRELYNRGSVYFTTKDGEKVSAATIKTGFLLAIDPSKVIDAEQTYGALAGVIPLDHDMFIERASRKDKTYQEIERQIENDDAEKIEALTLSGVKLYRNQWRYYPGKSLAARTIGFIGYDGDALVGKYGLERYYNDTLIRDTNHLSVNFFAELFSNLGTLVFDASDKTEGDVVTTIEPTVARTLDRVLEDAQKRWSSSVTGGIIINPKNGEIIALNVVPSYDLNNRGDIDIASFQNPLIESVYEMGSIIKPLTMAAGLDAGVITPNSTYYDSGCIILSEKKICNYDGRARGTVGVQEILSQSLNTGVAHVASLLGRERFRDYFYGLKLGSETGIDLPSEGRGLVKNLEENRELEFANASFGQGIALTPIATVRALSTLANGGMLITPHLVKRVEFKDGTSHDVGYAEGERVFSEKTSEDITRMLVTVVDKALKGGKAKNEYYTIAAKTGTAQIPDPTGGYYDDRYLHSFFGYFPAYDPQFLIFLYTVEPKGVEYASETLTDPFIELVQFLINYYALPPDR; encoded by the coding sequence ATGAGGCGTGACGCAGTAACCAGAATACGCATCATTACCGGAGTAGTGCTCGCACTTATGTGCGTGCTTATTGGACGTCTTTATTTTATACAGGTAATGCATGGGGATGAGTACCGTGCTTCGGGAGAAAGCCAGTATGTGCATACAGTACGAGAACTATACAATCGTGGGAGTGTGTATTTCACGACAAAAGACGGTGAAAAAGTTTCTGCAGCTACAATTAAAACAGGGTTTCTCCTTGCAATTGATCCAAGTAAAGTAATTGATGCAGAGCAAACGTATGGTGCGCTTGCGGGGGTGATTCCTCTTGATCACGACATGTTTATTGAACGTGCCAGTCGAAAAGATAAAACATATCAAGAGATAGAGAGACAAATCGAAAATGATGATGCTGAAAAAATTGAAGCACTTACTCTTTCGGGGGTAAAACTGTATCGGAATCAATGGCGCTACTATCCAGGGAAATCGCTTGCAGCACGCACGATAGGCTTCATTGGGTACGATGGTGATGCGCTCGTAGGGAAGTATGGCCTTGAACGCTACTACAACGACACACTCATACGCGATACCAACCATTTGAGTGTCAATTTTTTTGCTGAACTATTTAGCAACCTAGGTACTCTCGTCTTTGATGCATCTGACAAAACTGAAGGGGATGTGGTCACCACTATTGAGCCAACTGTTGCCCGTACTCTCGACAGGGTGCTCGAAGATGCACAGAAGCGTTGGAGTAGTAGCGTGACAGGCGGTATCATCATCAATCCTAAAAATGGTGAAATAATTGCGCTTAATGTCGTGCCTTCATATGATCTGAATAATCGAGGTGATATTGATATAGCATCTTTCCAAAATCCACTCATTGAAAGTGTGTACGAAATGGGTTCAATCATCAAGCCGCTCACGATGGCTGCAGGACTTGACGCAGGAGTGATAACTCCGAATAGTACCTATTATGATTCAGGGTGTATTATTCTTAGTGAAAAGAAAATCTGTAACTACGATGGTCGCGCGCGAGGGACAGTTGGAGTGCAGGAAATATTGAGTCAGTCTCTCAATACGGGTGTAGCGCACGTTGCATCACTTCTTGGAAGAGAACGTTTCCGAGATTATTTCTATGGACTCAAACTTGGGTCAGAGACGGGAATTGATTTACCGAGTGAAGGGCGTGGATTGGTAAAAAACCTTGAGGAGAATCGTGAGTTGGAATTTGCAAATGCATCATTCGGGCAAGGTATTGCACTCACGCCTATTGCCACCGTGCGTGCACTTTCAACACTTGCGAATGGTGGCATGCTCATTACTCCACATTTGGTGAAGCGTGTAGAATTTAAAGATGGCACGTCACATGATGTAGGGTATGCCGAAGGTGAGCGTGTCTTCTCCGAAAAGACGAGCGAAGACATCACTCGCATGCTCGTGACCGTAGTCGATAAAGCGCTTAAGGGAGGAAAGGCAAAAAATGAATATTACACCATAGCCGCCAAAACGGGTACTGCGCAGATTCCTGATCCCACAGGCGGGTACTACGACGATCGTTATTTACACTCATTTTTCGGCTATTTCCCCGCGTATGACCCCCAATTCCTTATTTTCCTGTATACTGTGGAGCCGAAGGGGGTAGAATATGCATCTGAAACATTGACTGATCCCTTCATTGAGTTGGTTCAATTTCTCATTAATTATTATGCACTACCCCCTGATCGTTAA
- a CDS encoding AAA family ATPase: MIQAQTLEILKTGANAFLTGEPGSGKTYVLNRYIDWLTACDIPVAITASTGIAATHIGGTTIHSWAGIGARDTLTQYDLDNIMGNEKTVRRVKKARVLIIDEISMLDGRVLDMVETVCRTVKQSGESFGGMQVVLVGDFFQLPPIAGRGEMSRFAFESRAWESAKFLTCYLTEQHRQEDELLLGLLNSIRKNDVDESHYTLLSEQTDVGYTDIEPTKLYTHNSDVDSMNTSRLKELNAASVHFKMDTKGNKYVVETLVKNCLSPETLELRKEAMVMCTKNNFEVGYVNGTLGRVVDFDREDGFPVIETSDGRSIKIAPQSWSVIEDGKVKGEITQVPLRLAWAITVHKSQGMSLDAAEIDLRNAFTYGQGYVALSRVRSLTGMKIIGLNSQALLVDPRVVHKDEHFREESDDAEFVFAEMESEEVTTMQKNFVNASGGKWAEKVEGRVKHAGVPVRENTYAVTKELVEKCMSAHDIAKTRGMALSTIWSHIEKLAEDKEIGKKHIENLIPSDAVWTAAYPHISKAFEKHGTEKLKPVFEELDEAYDYDLIRLGRLLYTIK, from the coding sequence ATGATACAGGCGCAGACACTGGAAATACTGAAGACGGGGGCGAATGCTTTTCTTACGGGGGAGCCGGGGTCGGGGAAGACGTATGTGCTCAATCGGTATATTGATTGGCTCACAGCATGCGACATACCGGTGGCTATTACAGCCTCCACGGGGATTGCAGCGACACACATTGGCGGTACCACGATACACTCGTGGGCGGGTATTGGTGCGCGCGACACGCTCACGCAGTACGACCTCGACAACATCATGGGGAATGAAAAGACCGTGCGCCGTGTGAAAAAAGCACGCGTGCTCATTATTGATGAAATCTCGATGCTCGATGGGCGTGTGCTCGATATGGTGGAGACGGTGTGTCGCACGGTGAAGCAATCGGGAGAATCTTTTGGGGGGATGCAGGTAGTACTTGTGGGAGACTTTTTTCAGTTGCCACCTATTGCAGGGAGAGGGGAGATGTCGCGCTTTGCCTTTGAGTCGCGCGCGTGGGAGAGTGCAAAATTCCTCACGTGCTACCTCACCGAGCAGCACCGCCAGGAGGATGAACTCCTCTTAGGGCTTCTCAATTCTATTCGCAAAAATGATGTGGACGAGAGTCACTACACGCTCCTCAGTGAGCAAACAGATGTAGGCTACACCGATATCGAACCGACGAAACTCTATACGCACAACAGTGATGTCGACAGTATGAATACTTCGCGCCTTAAAGAACTCAATGCCGCGAGTGTCCATTTTAAGATGGATACAAAGGGGAATAAATATGTCGTGGAGACGTTGGTAAAAAACTGCCTCTCACCTGAGACGCTCGAACTGAGGAAGGAGGCGATGGTGATGTGCACGAAAAACAACTTTGAAGTGGGGTATGTAAACGGAACGTTGGGGCGGGTGGTGGACTTTGATAGGGAAGACGGATTCCCCGTGATTGAAACGAGTGATGGGAGAAGTATTAAAATCGCTCCGCAATCATGGTCGGTCATAGAGGATGGGAAAGTGAAGGGAGAAATCACGCAGGTGCCGCTACGCCTCGCGTGGGCTATTACCGTGCATAAGAGCCAAGGGATGTCACTTGATGCTGCAGAAATAGACCTCAGAAATGCCTTTACCTACGGCCAAGGATACGTCGCACTCTCCCGCGTACGCTCTCTTACCGGAATGAAAATAATCGGCCTCAATTCACAAGCGCTCCTTGTGGACCCGCGTGTGGTACACAAGGATGAGCACTTCCGCGAGGAGTCGGATGATGCGGAGTTTGTGTTTGCCGAAATGGAAAGTGAAGAAGTGACCACGATGCAGAAAAACTTTGTAAATGCCTCGGGTGGTAAGTGGGCAGAAAAGGTGGAGGGAAGGGTAAAGCATGCGGGTGTGCCGGTACGCGAAAATACGTATGCGGTCACCAAAGAACTTGTGGAAAAATGTATGAGCGCACACGATATTGCAAAGACGCGTGGCATGGCACTTTCGACCATCTGGTCGCATATTGAAAAACTTGCAGAGGATAAGGAGATAGGAAAGAAGCATATTGAAAATCTTATTCCTTCGGATGCTGTTTGGACTGCTGCGTACCCCCATATATCCAAAGCATTTGAAAAGCATGGCACGGAGAAATTAAAGCCAGTCTTTGAAGAACTTGATGAGGCGTATGACTACGACCTCATTCGCCTCGGAAGACTTTTGTATACGATTAAATAA
- a CDS encoding glutaredoxin family protein: MKIFGSFFGLALFALSAFFSPVFAAGDDVTIFFFGRDDCAHCAEEKAFLAEYLPTVEGVTYEYFNVTEDDAAKDLYEKVLAKHELSHVTPVTVIGDVVFQGYDTDEITGTFIKDAVERARAGDIRTIEDHLARAPKQADSFKGAGCDENGTECGTLTNPNMYMFNLPIIGVVDFKSFSLISLAAVLGTIDGFNPCAMWVLITFLVLLTQVGDKKKMMLVAGLFIVAEAVMYNLILNVWFTTWDFVGLDSIVTPLVGILALFGGAFFLYRWKKNRFKPLICDVSDLETQGKTIARIQKIIEQPTTIVTVLAVIAIAFSVNIIEFACSIGIPQAFTKILELNDLSFASQQFYILIYTLGYMVDDLIVFGLAIWGFSRLESHGHKYAQLSLLIGGFLMLILGAILIINPNIFVL, encoded by the coding sequence ATGAAAATATTTGGATCATTTTTTGGACTTGCACTTTTTGCACTCAGCGCATTTTTTAGCCCTGTTTTTGCTGCGGGTGACGACGTCACCATCTTCTTTTTTGGTCGCGACGACTGTGCCCATTGTGCGGAAGAAAAGGCATTTTTGGCTGAGTACTTGCCTACGGTAGAAGGAGTGACGTATGAATACTTTAATGTCACGGAGGATGATGCGGCTAAAGACTTGTATGAAAAGGTGCTTGCGAAGCACGAGCTTTCTCATGTGACACCGGTCACGGTGATTGGTGATGTGGTATTTCAGGGGTATGACACGGATGAAATCACGGGTACCTTTATCAAGGATGCGGTAGAGCGCGCGCGAGCGGGCGATATTCGCACGATTGAGGACCATCTTGCGCGCGCGCCAAAGCAAGCAGATAGTTTCAAAGGTGCGGGCTGTGATGAAAATGGTACTGAGTGTGGCACGCTCACCAACCCCAATATGTACATGTTTAATCTGCCCATCATTGGTGTGGTAGATTTTAAATCCTTTTCACTCATCTCACTTGCAGCTGTACTCGGTACTATCGACGGTTTCAATCCCTGTGCGATGTGGGTGCTTATAACCTTCCTCGTTCTTCTTACGCAGGTGGGGGACAAAAAGAAGATGATGTTGGTCGCAGGACTTTTCATTGTCGCGGAGGCCGTTATGTACAATCTCATCCTCAATGTGTGGTTTACTACATGGGACTTTGTAGGGCTTGATAGTATTGTGACGCCACTTGTCGGAATACTTGCTCTCTTTGGCGGTGCGTTCTTCCTCTATCGTTGGAAGAAAAATCGTTTCAAGCCACTCATCTGTGATGTTTCTGATCTTGAGACACAGGGGAAGACGATTGCCCGTATTCAAAAGATTATCGAGCAACCGACTACCATTGTTACGGTACTAGCCGTAATCGCGATTGCGTTTTCGGTCAATATTATTGAGTTTGCGTGCTCCATTGGTATTCCACAGGCATTCACCAAGATTCTCGAGCTCAACGATCTTTCCTTCGCGTCACAACAGTTCTATATTCTTATCTACACACTCGGCTACATGGTGGACGACCTCATTGTCTTTGGTCTCGCTATTTGGGGCTTCTCGCGCCTTGAATCACATGGGCATAAGTATGCACAACTCTCGCTTCTCATTGGTGGATTCCTCATGCTTATCTTGGGTGCGATACTTATTATCAATCCAAATATCTTTGTCCTATAG
- a CDS encoding type II toxin-antitoxin system RelB/DinJ family antitoxin has product MTTLSIRIEEKTKKEAAKTLAALGLDMSSAVKMFLHQVVIEQGIPFKPTRTPREIVDEYDKEVAWAKKHGKRYSNASEMFADIMKEKD; this is encoded by the coding sequence ATGACTACATTAAGCATACGTATTGAAGAAAAGACAAAGAAAGAAGCGGCAAAGACACTTGCTGCGCTTGGACTTGATATGTCGAGTGCAGTAAAGATGTTTCTCCATCAGGTGGTAATAGAGCAGGGAATTCCTTTTAAACCTACACGCACACCTCGTGAAATTGTAGATGAATATGACAAGGAGGTGGCATGGGCAAAGAAGCATGGGAAACGATACTCGAACGCGAGTGAGATGTTTGCGGATATTATGAAAGAGAAGGACTAG
- the truB gene encoding tRNA pseudouridine(55) synthase TruB, with protein sequence MNLPADIILIDKPLGITSFDVIRRLRRELGIRKMGHAGTLDPLATGLMIIGIESGTKKLSEYLKLDKEYITEVRIGERRSTGDLEGVIIESCDVPVLQESVVREVLHTMQGEISLPVSAYSAIKKDGVPMYKRARKAEKAGETIEDVPARTMRVDEVELLSLTCSEGKCVATIRFAVGSGTYIRSLGEELGKRLGYPATLQSLRRTRIGTYSVSDARKLS encoded by the coding sequence ATGAATCTTCCCGCAGATATTATTCTCATCGATAAGCCGCTCGGCATTACGTCCTTTGATGTTATTCGTCGGCTACGGAGGGAACTTGGCATCCGCAAAATGGGGCATGCAGGAACCCTCGACCCGCTTGCCACAGGGCTCATGATAATTGGGATAGAAAGTGGTACGAAGAAACTGAGTGAGTATTTAAAACTTGATAAAGAATATATAACAGAGGTGCGCATTGGTGAGCGGAGGAGCACAGGCGACTTAGAGGGGGTAATTATTGAATCATGTGATGTGCCTGTACTTCAAGAGTCTGTGGTACGGGAAGTGCTTCACACAATGCAAGGAGAAATCTCGCTCCCCGTCTCAGCGTACTCAGCAATTAAAAAAGATGGTGTTCCGATGTATAAGCGTGCGCGCAAGGCTGAAAAGGCCGGTGAGACTATAGAGGACGTACCTGCGCGTACAATGCGTGTCGATGAAGTAGAATTGCTTTCGCTTACGTGTAGTGAAGGGAAGTGTGTGGCGACTATTCGCTTTGCGGTGGGAAGCGGTACCTACATTCGCTCGCTCGGAGAAGAGTTAGGAAAGCGTCTTGGCTATCCTGCAACACTCCAAAGTCTTCGACGAACACGGATTGGAACATATAGCGTTTCAGATGCACGGAAACTTAGTTAA
- a CDS encoding type II toxin-antitoxin system prevent-host-death family antitoxin gives MSTKIKKTTVGLKELRENMDAYITRVSKGESITVFRRSTPLFKITPVDADEDGWETVVDFTKETGHGVPVEQLLASMKKMHGQKSKIS, from the coding sequence ATGAGCACAAAAATTAAAAAAACGACCGTTGGACTTAAAGAACTCCGTGAGAATATGGATGCGTATATTACACGCGTCAGCAAGGGTGAGTCGATCACCGTTTTTCGTCGTTCTACTCCACTTTTTAAAATTACTCCCGTAGATGCAGATGAAGACGGGTGGGAAACAGTCGTTGATTTTACGAAAGAAACTGGACATGGGGTACCCGTAGAACAACTACTTGCCTCAATGAAAAAAATGCATGGACAGAAATCAAAAATTTCTTAA
- a CDS encoding UDP-N-acetylmuramoyl-tripeptide--D-alanyl-D-alanine ligase, giving the protein MKEIFKNIVVAILTFEAKMLLRRTRPQIIAVTGSVGKTSIKDAIYEVFKGKIHVRKSEKSFNSGIGVPLSVLGLPNAWNNPFKWLKNIIDGALIAMHPGEYPKLLILEMGVDRPGDMDKLTAWIRPDVVVLTRLPNVPVHVEFFESPEAVIREKKKLVDALKPDGVLVYNQDDEKIVEIVQGVFQRSIGYSRYSLSPFTASGDRVIYENGKAVGFEFLLTHMDTAVLMRANGSLGVQHAYNYAAATAVASVFSISVDDAAIALSTYTPPPGRMRLIPGIKDSLIIDDTYNSSPTASERSLITLGELKGVKRRIAVMGDMMELGQFSIREHERIGHLVPQNAQILVTIGVRSRGISKGAVEAGMDPKNIFEFDDALRAGKDLQNFIKAGDAILVKGSQSIRAERFVEELMAEPEKAGEMLVRQDAMWKTIK; this is encoded by the coding sequence ATGAAAGAAATATTTAAGAATATTGTTGTTGCTATTCTTACGTTTGAAGCAAAGATGCTTTTACGTCGCACACGTCCGCAAATTATTGCGGTGACGGGAAGTGTAGGAAAGACTTCTATTAAAGATGCTATCTACGAGGTCTTTAAAGGGAAAATCCATGTGCGCAAAAGTGAAAAGAGTTTTAATTCAGGAATTGGTGTACCTCTCTCTGTGCTTGGTCTCCCGAACGCATGGAATAATCCATTTAAATGGCTTAAAAATATTATTGATGGTGCACTGATTGCGATGCACCCCGGAGAATATCCAAAGTTACTCATTCTTGAAATGGGTGTCGACAGACCGGGTGACATGGACAAACTCACTGCATGGATTCGCCCTGATGTGGTGGTGCTTACACGCTTGCCGAATGTGCCTGTTCACGTAGAGTTTTTTGAATCACCTGAAGCTGTCATACGTGAAAAAAAGAAACTTGTGGATGCGCTTAAGCCCGATGGTGTCCTTGTCTATAATCAAGATGATGAAAAGATTGTAGAGATTGTTCAAGGAGTTTTTCAGCGCTCGATAGGATATAGCCGCTACTCACTCTCACCCTTTACTGCCTCTGGAGATAGAGTGATATATGAAAATGGAAAAGCTGTTGGTTTTGAATTTTTGCTCACCCATATGGATACTGCGGTCCTTATGCGTGCAAACGGCTCACTTGGAGTACAGCATGCATACAATTACGCTGCAGCCACGGCTGTAGCTTCTGTATTTAGTATTAGTGTCGATGATGCAGCAATCGCGCTCAGTACATACACGCCCCCTCCCGGACGTATGCGTCTTATCCCTGGTATCAAGGATTCACTCATTATTGATGACACCTATAATTCCTCACCAACGGCAAGTGAACGCTCCCTTATCACTTTGGGTGAGTTGAAGGGTGTGAAGCGCCGTATCGCTGTTATGGGTGACATGATGGAACTGGGGCAGTTTTCTATTCGAGAGCATGAGCGTATTGGGCATCTTGTGCCACAGAACGCACAGATTTTGGTCACAATCGGAGTGCGCTCTCGTGGAATATCAAAGGGAGCTGTTGAGGCAGGAATGGACCCAAAAAATATTTTTGAATTTGATGATGCACTTCGTGCAGGGAAGGACTTGCAGAACTTTATTAAAGCGGGTGATGCAATTTTAGTAAAAGGCTCTCAATCTATTCGCGCGGAACGCTTTGTAGAGGAACTCATGGCCGAGCCAGAAAAAGCAGGAGAAATGCTCGTCCGTCAGGACGCCATGTGGAAAACAATTAAATAA
- a CDS encoding M48 family metallopeptidase, with protein sequence MRGVGVWFGIRRVKRTRRRRRQGSAAHYLSHKERARAFAHERLEYWSTHYGCSYGRVAIRDQRTRWGSCSSKQNLNFNYRIVFLPPHLADYIIVHELCHLLELNHGPQFWAHVARACPEYVSHVNELRACDMHTLGT encoded by the coding sequence ATGCGTGGTGTTGGTGTGTGGTTTGGGATACGAAGAGTGAAAAGGACCCGGCGCCGCAGGCGCCAGGGGAGTGCTGCGCACTACCTCTCGCACAAGGAGCGTGCTCGTGCATTCGCGCATGAGCGTCTCGAGTACTGGAGTACTCACTATGGATGCTCGTATGGCCGAGTCGCGATACGCGACCAAAGGACGCGCTGGGGGAGTTGCTCAAGCAAGCAAAATCTCAATTTTAATTACCGCATTGTCTTTCTTCCGCCACATCTTGCGGACTACATTATCGTGCACGAGTTGTGCCACCTTCTCGAGCTTAATCACGGGCCACAATTTTGGGCGCATGTCGCGCGCGCATGCCCCGAGTATGTGTCTCATGTGAATGAACTGCGTGCATGCGATATGCATACACTTGGTACGTAG